The following are encoded in a window of Spea bombifrons isolate aSpeBom1 chromosome 2, aSpeBom1.2.pri, whole genome shotgun sequence genomic DNA:
- the LOC128474844 gene encoding techylectin-5B-like — translation MGVQGKLGSLLWLLLGGALGSVYGNPLEKTVLVGIQNSHFLNGINVQEILNYQTESNAKPYPKSCSAIKSGQSGLYVVEPVAGKQLVVRCELTAAEGGWTVIQKNCRKNPKQWEASWESYKRGFGDPRSDYWLGNEHIHLLTMQQLHRIQFKMRTSFQTVHTAHYDSFSLEGEQSCYRIRLGRYSGNAGDAMTSGEPNAGHDNMRFSTYDRDNDLSGVNCASVGGGGWWYDNCRFANLNSGTGIYWHQLCRGDCYSSEILIQPVYNCPEDGGGDGGDGGGDGGDGGGDGGDGGGGDGGDGGDGGGGDGGDGGGGDGGGGDGGDGGDGGGGDGGDGGGGDGGDGGGGDGGDGGGGDGGDGGGGDGGDGGGGDGGGGGGGNVDPTPNPCEDNK, via the exons ATGG GGGTCCAAGGGAAGCTTGGGTCTTTGCTCTGGCTCTTGCTTGGAGGGGCTTTAGGTTCTGTGTATGGAAACCCACTGGAGAAAACTGTGCTTGTCGGTATTCAAAACAGCCATTTTCTGAATGGAATAAATGTACAAGAAATTTTGAATTATCAAACAGAGAGCAATG CGAAACCTTATCCAAAAAGCTGCAGTGCCATAAAGAGTGGTCAAAGTGGTCTATATGTGGTCGAGCCTGTGGCGGGGAAGCAATTAGTAGTCCGCTGTGAACTAACTGCAGCAGAAGGGGGATGGACAGTCATACAGAAGAACTGTCGAAAGAACCCAAAGCAATGGGAAGCTTCCTGGGAGAGCTATAAGAGGGGGTTTGGAGACCCACGAAGTGACTATTGGTTGGGTAATGAGCATATTCATCTTTTGACCATGCAACAGTTGCATCGTATACAATTTAAAATGCGCACATCGTTTCAAACAGTGCATACTGCCCACTATGACTCATTCTCCCTCGAAGGGGAGCAGAGTTGTTATCGGATTCGGCTTGGTCGCTACTCAGGAAATGCTGGGGATGCTATGACTTCTGGAGAACCTAATGCGGGACATGATAACATGAGATTTTCAACCTATGACAGGGACAATGATTTGTCTGGGGTGAACTGTGCATCTGTTGGAGGGGGTGGTTGGTGGTACGACAATTGTAGGTTTGCTAATCTTAACTCTGGTACTGGCATTTACTGGCACCAGTTATGTCGAGGGGACTGTTATTCCAGTGAGATCCTTATACAGCCAGTGTATAATTGCCCAGAAGATGGGGGAGGTGATGGGGGAGATGGGGGAGGTGATGGGGGAGACGGAGGAGGTGATGGGGGAGACGGTGGAGGAGGTGATGGAGGAGATGGTGGAGATGGTGGAGGAGGTGATGGCGGAGACGGTGGAGGAGGTGATGGTGGAGGAggtgatggtggtgatgggggaGACGGAGGAGGTGGTGATGGCGGAGACGGAGGAGGTGGTGATGGCGGAGACGGAGGTGGTGGTGATGGCGGAGACGGAGGAGGTGGTGATGGCGGAGACGGAGGAGGTGGTGATGGCGGAGATGGAGGAGGCGGTGATGGAGGAGGAGGTGGTGGAGGGAATGTAGACCCAACACCTAATCCTTGTGaagacaataaataa